One window from the genome of Hyphomonas neptunium ATCC 15444 encodes:
- a CDS encoding PRC-barrel domain-containing protein, with translation MPTTTGHTTAIPASRTIGTSVYNTAGDKIGKVEDVMLDKTDNSILYAVVGFGGFLGMGEKYHPVPWSTLDYSKDKDGYVVPFTKDQLEKAPAHSIEELTKNDGHAARDAAYSYYKVQPYWL, from the coding sequence ATGCCCACCACCACTGGCCACACCACCGCAATTCCCGCCAGCCGCACCATCGGCACATCCGTTTACAACACCGCCGGCGACAAGATCGGCAAGGTCGAAGACGTGATGCTGGACAAGACGGACAACTCCATCCTTTACGCCGTTGTCGGCTTCGGCGGCTTCCTCGGCATGGGTGAAAAGTATCACCCCGTCCCATGGTCGACCCTCGACTACAGCAAAGACAAGGACGGCTATGTCGTGCCTTTCACCAAGGACCAGCTCGAGAAAGCGCCTGCGCATTCGATCGAAGAGCTGACCAAGAATGACGGCCATGCAGCCCGCGACGCCGCCTATTCTTACTACAAGGTCCAGCCTTACTGGCTCTGA
- a CDS encoding 50S ribosomal protein L11 methyltransferase has product MYQITAKGPRGPVETAWDALAWVDPSPAGAVDAKEDARGAWRLDAFCETMEEAEECVAIIEEAAPELTARIEEIVERDWVTLSLEGLPPVNAGPFVVVGSHALKASSPGKISVLIEAGPAFGTGHHGTTLGCLLALAEARRHRKPGRVLDLGTGSGVLAIAALKVGAEMAVGTDIDRDSVFVARDNARKNHVSRFFVHHVRGANNPAIRQAGPYDTVFANILMKPLIGLAGEIERLSAPGAVIILSGLLHHQAEPVRAAFEGHGMLFQKRIKRDGWSSLVFRKKD; this is encoded by the coding sequence ATGTATCAGATCACGGCAAAAGGCCCGCGGGGGCCAGTAGAAACGGCATGGGACGCGCTGGCCTGGGTAGACCCTTCGCCCGCAGGCGCAGTCGATGCCAAGGAAGACGCGCGCGGCGCGTGGCGGCTCGACGCCTTCTGCGAGACGATGGAAGAGGCAGAAGAATGCGTCGCCATCATCGAGGAGGCCGCCCCGGAGCTGACGGCGCGGATCGAGGAGATTGTCGAACGCGACTGGGTGACCCTGTCGCTTGAAGGGCTGCCGCCGGTAAATGCCGGGCCGTTCGTTGTGGTGGGCAGTCATGCGCTGAAAGCTTCCTCGCCGGGGAAAATCTCTGTGCTGATCGAAGCGGGGCCGGCTTTCGGTACGGGCCATCATGGCACGACGCTGGGCTGCCTGCTGGCGCTGGCCGAGGCGCGGCGCCACCGCAAGCCTGGCCGGGTGTTGGATCTGGGAACTGGTTCGGGCGTGCTGGCGATTGCGGCTTTGAAAGTGGGCGCCGAGATGGCGGTGGGCACCGACATCGACCGGGACTCGGTGTTCGTGGCGCGCGACAATGCCCGGAAGAACCATGTCAGCCGCTTCTTCGTGCATCATGTGCGCGGGGCCAATAACCCGGCGATCCGGCAGGCGGGGCCGTATGATACGGTGTTTGCCAATATCCTGATGAAGCCGCTGATCGGCCTTGCCGGCGAGATTGAGCGGCTGTCGGCGCCGGGCGCGGTAATCATCCTGTCAGGCTTGCTGCACCATCAGGCCGAGCCCGTGCGCGCCGCGTTTGAAGGCCACGGCATGCTGTTCCAGAAGCGCATCAAGCGCGACGGATGGTCGAGCCTGGTGTTCCGGAAGAAAGACTGA
- a CDS encoding aminopeptidase P family protein, translated as MRQTFDIKGGPQDGRTHLPLLRRQLERQGLDGLYVPHDDEYQNEYLPDANERLAWATGFTGSFGSAFVFLDTAVLFADGRYTLQAADQTDPALFEVVGIPDPGAFGWLAQQALKGKRVGYDARLMSPNDVAALAAAAAKAGAELVSVEENPIDAAWQDRPPQPMAKVVPHAVKHAGVAHTDKLEAVGAQLARDGADAAVLTSPASLAWAFNIRGGDVSCTPLPLGRAILNADGSAELFIDEEKTDAALRRHLGNRVTLRPLSKLDEGLKGLAGKTVSLDPDVASSWFFDELKAAGARVLRQRDPVAIPRACKNDAEIKGTTAAHARDGIALTRFLHWLDTAAQSGEVTEIEAVMKLEAFREELGSMTDLSFPSISGAGPHGALPHYRVSTASDRKLERGSLFLIDSGGQYLDGTTDVTRTVPIGEATDEMRANYTRVLKGHIALAAVRFPPGTTGTHLDVLARHALWQAGLDYQHGTGHGVGVYLGVHEGPHRIAKPWNAVPLMPGMIVSNEPGFYKAGEYGIRIENLQYVTPAEDILGGEIAMHGFECLTFAPLARDLIDIKMLSKDERKWVNDYHKRVMKVLGRKLDGEVKEWLKAACARI; from the coding sequence ATGAGACAGACATTTGACATCAAGGGCGGGCCGCAGGACGGCCGTACCCATCTTCCGCTTCTTCGCCGCCAGCTCGAGCGCCAGGGCCTTGATGGCCTCTACGTGCCCCATGACGACGAGTATCAGAACGAATACCTGCCCGACGCGAATGAGCGTCTGGCCTGGGCGACCGGTTTCACCGGCTCGTTTGGCTCGGCGTTTGTGTTCCTGGACACGGCGGTGCTGTTTGCCGACGGGCGCTATACGCTGCAGGCCGCCGACCAGACCGATCCGGCGCTGTTTGAGGTGGTGGGCATTCCCGATCCCGGTGCGTTCGGCTGGCTGGCCCAGCAGGCGCTCAAGGGCAAACGGGTGGGCTATGACGCGCGCCTGATGAGCCCGAATGATGTGGCCGCGCTGGCCGCGGCGGCGGCAAAGGCCGGGGCCGAGCTGGTGTCGGTTGAGGAAAACCCAATCGATGCGGCCTGGCAGGATCGCCCGCCCCAGCCGATGGCGAAGGTGGTGCCCCATGCGGTGAAGCATGCCGGCGTTGCCCATACCGACAAGCTGGAAGCGGTCGGCGCGCAGCTGGCGCGCGACGGGGCGGATGCTGCCGTCTTGACCTCGCCGGCCTCGCTGGCCTGGGCGTTCAATATCCGGGGCGGAGATGTGAGCTGTACGCCGCTGCCGCTGGGCCGGGCCATTCTCAATGCGGACGGTTCGGCAGAGCTGTTCATTGATGAGGAAAAGACCGACGCGGCGCTGCGCCGGCATCTGGGCAACAGGGTGACCCTCCGTCCTCTGAGCAAGCTGGACGAGGGGCTGAAAGGCCTGGCCGGCAAGACGGTGAGCCTTGACCCGGATGTGGCATCGTCCTGGTTTTTTGACGAGCTGAAGGCAGCCGGGGCACGGGTGCTGCGCCAGCGCGACCCCGTGGCGATCCCGCGCGCCTGCAAGAATGACGCGGAAATCAAGGGCACGACGGCGGCGCACGCACGCGACGGCATTGCGCTGACCCGGTTTCTCCACTGGCTGGATACGGCAGCCCAGAGCGGGGAGGTGACCGAGATCGAAGCGGTGATGAAGCTGGAAGCGTTCCGTGAGGAACTCGGCTCGATGACCGATCTGTCCTTCCCGTCAATCTCCGGCGCAGGGCCCCATGGCGCGCTGCCCCATTACCGTGTCTCGACCGCGTCTGACCGCAAGCTGGAGCGGGGCTCGCTGTTCCTGATCGATTCGGGCGGGCAGTATCTGGACGGGACAACGGACGTGACCCGGACGGTGCCGATCGGCGAGGCGACGGACGAAATGCGCGCCAACTATACCCGCGTGCTGAAGGGGCATATTGCGCTCGCCGCGGTGCGCTTTCCGCCCGGCACTACGGGCACGCATCTTGATGTGCTGGCGCGCCATGCCCTCTGGCAGGCCGGGCTGGACTATCAGCACGGCACCGGCCACGGCGTGGGCGTATATCTGGGCGTGCATGAAGGTCCCCACCGGATCGCCAAGCCGTGGAACGCGGTGCCGCTGATGCCGGGGATGATCGTGTCCAACGAGCCGGGCTTCTACAAGGCCGGCGAATACGGCATCCGGATCGAGAATCTGCAATATGTAACGCCTGCGGAGGATATTCTGGGCGGCGAGATTGCGATGCACGGCTTTGAATGCCTGACCTTTGCCCCGCTCGCGCGGGACCTGATCGACATCAAGATGCTCTCCAAAGACGAGCGCAAATGGGTGAACGATTACCACAAGCGCGTGATGAAGGTTCTTGGCCGCAAGCTCGACGGCGAGGTCAAGGAATGGCTGAAGGCGGCGT